The region GACGAAATCATCTCGCTCGTCGAGTGCGTCCGTGAAGCCGCCTCCGTCCCCGTCCGGAACGAGGACGTGCTGTTGATGCCGGAAGGCGTCACCCGCGAACAGTTAGACGACCACCGCGAGCAGGTAGCAGACCTCGCACTCGAGTACGGCTACCGCTACACCCCGCGGCTCCACGTCAACCTCTGGAACGACGAACCCGGAACATGAGTCAGGAATCCACTACCGACAGCGCTGTACAGTCCGCCGACCGCCCCACTGCCGTCATCCTCGCGTCCGGCGGGATGGACTCAGCCACAGCCGCCGCCGTCGCCCGCGATCGCGGCTATGACCTCGCCTTTTTCCACACCTCCTACGGCCAGAAAACCGAGGGGAAGGAGTACGACTGCGCCCGCGAACAAGCCGAGGCCTTCGAGGTACGGGAATTCTTCCACGCGGAGACCAGCCATCTCTCGAACATCGGCGGCTCCAGCCTCACGGATCCCAAGCAGGCCGTCGGCGACGCCGATACCGAGAGCGACGAGGTGCCCGACAGCTACGTTCCGTTCCGCAACGCGAACCTGCTCTCGATGGCGACGTCCTACGCCGAGGCAACGGGGTCCGAAGCAATCTTCGTCGGGGCGCACTCCGAGGATTTCTCGGGGTATCCCGACTGCCGACCCGTATTCTTCGAGGCGTTCCAGCAGGTGGTCGACGGTGGCACCGAGGACTCGACAGATATCGACATCGAGGCGCCGTTCGTCGAGTGGTCGAAAACCGACATCGCCGAGAAGGGGCTCGAGCTCGGCGTTCCCTACGAGTCGACGTGGAGCTGTTACCGGGAAGAAGGACCGGCCTGTGGAACGTGTGACGCCTGTGCGTACCGCCTGCAGGCGTTCCAGCGCCTCGGGGAGCACGACCCTATCGAGTACGCCGAACGCCCTGACTACGTCGAACAGTAACGCGACCGCCTCCATCTCTCGGCAACTCTCCAAAGAAAAATGTCACCACTCTGTCAACGCGCCGCGGCCGTGGAACCGCGTCAGCACCACGGCGAACGTGAGCGCCCCAGTTACTGCGAAGAGGCCGCCGACGAAGAACACCGTCTCGATACCGTACTGGCTCCAGAGCCACCCGGCCATGATGGGGCCGAGCACGCTGCCTGGCCGCCAGACGAGTTCGCGGATCCCGAAGCTCGCGGCGATCCCCCCTTCGTCGGCGCCCTCGTCCGCGAACAGCGCCATGCTGGCCGGTTCGCGGAAGGCGTCGACGACACCGAGCAGGCCGTTCAGGATCAATAAGGGAATGAACGCCGGCGTGAGCACGCCGAGCAGCGAGTAGCCCGCCGGGAGACCAACAGCGCCTGTAAGCGCGGATGGGATCACCAGCTCGTAGGTCCCGGGCAGCCCCATCGCCGCGCCCATTGCGGGTGTGAACGGGATGAGGACAGCGATGAGTCCGTAGCTCCCCCCGCCGGCGAAGACAAACAGCGAGCGACCGAATCGGTCCGAGAGTCGGCCCGTGAACGGCTGGCAGAGCATGTTCGTCAGCTTCTCCGCGACGATGACCAGCGACACCGCG is a window of halophilic archaeon DL31 DNA encoding:
- a CDS encoding exsB protein (KEGG: hsl:OE5195R hypothetical protein~TIGRFAM: Exoenzyme S synthesis protein B/queuosine synthesis~PFAM: Queuosine synthesis-like) → MSQESTTDSAVQSADRPTAVILASGGMDSATAAAVARDRGYDLAFFHTSYGQKTEGKEYDCAREQAEAFEVREFFHAETSHLSNIGGSSLTDPKQAVGDADTESDEVPDSYVPFRNANLLSMATSYAEATGSEAIFVGAHSEDFSGYPDCRPVFFEAFQQVVDGGTEDSTDIDIEAPFVEWSKTDIAEKGLELGVPYESTWSCYREEGPACGTCDACAYRLQAFQRLGEHDPIEYAERPDYVEQ